In Bacillota bacterium, a single window of DNA contains:
- a CDS encoding 4Fe-4S binding protein, with the protein MYVAVKLDKEKCIGCKMCIFVCPEANVIAFLPESKKVLVNDARCKGCGLCVVACPKDALGLDNN; encoded by the coding sequence ATGTATGTGGCTGTTAAGCTAGATAAAGAGAAGTGCATCGGATGCAAAATGTGTATTTTTGTTTGCCCAGAAGCTAATGTTATCGCCTTTCTTCCTGAGTCGAAAAAGGTTCTAGTCAATGACGCTCGCTGCAAGGGCTGCGGACTTTGTGTCGTGGCCTGTCCTAAGGACGCCCTCGGTCTCGACAACAATTAG
- a CDS encoding 2-oxoacid:acceptor oxidoreductase family protein has protein sequence MAKKVNLRMSGLGGQGVVTAAHILGAAATRDGLTSIVNPFFGAEKRLAPAESYVRISDGAIHERGEVLFPNIIMVFHPHVITMGKCYTMPFFDGLQPGGIMLINSDEILPLSEEEIAKLVELNARVFYVPATKVALEVAGTELSTNIAMLGGLMAIAPDLVTVTAVRDSIAERFGGGKFVASATTAALDDVVKSKFGKLEQLVEKNMEIVERGGSAVYEFMIPSAVSV, from the coding sequence GTGGCAAAGAAAGTAAATCTTCGCATGTCCGGCTTGGGTGGACAAGGTGTTGTGACGGCGGCTCATATTTTGGGCGCTGCCGCGACGCGAGACGGCTTAACAAGTATCGTCAATCCCTTCTTCGGCGCGGAAAAGCGTTTAGCCCCTGCAGAGAGTTATGTGCGCATCTCAGACGGTGCCATACATGAACGAGGCGAAGTGTTATTCCCTAACATCATTATGGTTTTCCACCCCCACGTCATTACCATGGGCAAGTGTTACACCATGCCGTTCTTTGACGGACTGCAGCCAGGCGGTATCATGCTCATTAATTCTGACGAAATTCTGCCGCTCAGCGAAGAAGAAATTGCCAAGTTAGTGGAGCTCAATGCTCGGGTGTTCTACGTACCTGCTACCAAAGTAGCCTTAGAGGTTGCCGGCACTGAACTGTCGACTAACATCGCCATGCTAGGTGGATTAATGGCCATCGCACCTGATCTAGTGACCGTAACTGCCGTTAGAGATTCTATTGCTGAGCGTTTTGGTGGCGGCAAATTTGTCGCCTCGGCTACTACCGCAGCTCTAGATGATGTGGTAAAGAGCAAGTTCGGCAAGCTAGAGCAATTGGTGGAAAAGAACATGGAAATCGTCGAACGAGGCGGAAGCGCCGTATATGAGTTTATGATTCCCAGCGCAGTTAGCGTCTAA
- a CDS encoding ferredoxin oxidoreductase produces MTKKILTMSPAFADIIPAEYRELIANGPYGRDVGVAELGTFKELLEEHPLCAGCGLALALRIFLASLPAPEDTIVVGSTGCSSLVFPQAAVQNIHSLFGNQNSVASGLKRALKLRFPDKVKDVVVVAGDGATADIGLDMVMHSWFRRENITTIMLDNEAYANTGGQESGMSQEGAVLYMAPKGKNFPKISMPELAREAGCVYVAVCSPSQPRKMEKMIRRAIILAREVGPTYVQVLTPCPTNYKFKNNDTISRIKKLEKDGVFKQREYITPAAQEMLDKLEGGSK; encoded by the coding sequence ATGACTAAGAAGATCCTAACTATGTCCCCGGCTTTTGCCGATATCATCCCGGCTGAGTACCGGGAACTAATCGCTAACGGTCCTTATGGCAGAGATGTGGGCGTCGCTGAACTTGGCACATTTAAAGAGCTCCTGGAAGAGCATCCCCTATGTGCTGGCTGTGGTTTAGCCCTAGCGCTGCGTATTTTTCTGGCCTCTTTGCCGGCTCCCGAGGACACAATTGTGGTAGGCTCAACTGGCTGTAGCTCGCTTGTGTTCCCACAGGCCGCAGTGCAAAACATTCACTCCTTGTTTGGCAACCAGAACTCGGTTGCCTCTGGACTAAAGCGCGCCCTGAAACTGCGTTTTCCCGACAAAGTTAAAGATGTTGTGGTTGTCGCTGGAGATGGTGCGACTGCCGACATTGGTCTCGACATGGTCATGCACTCTTGGTTCCGCCGCGAGAACATCACCACCATCATGCTAGATAATGAAGCCTACGCCAATACCGGTGGTCAAGAGAGCGGTATGTCCCAAGAAGGCGCGGTACTCTACATGGCGCCTAAGGGGAAAAATTTCCCCAAGATTTCGATGCCGGAGCTTGCTAGAGAAGCAGGTTGCGTCTATGTGGCTGTATGTTCGCCATCGCAACCTCGCAAAATGGAGAAAATGATTCGTCGGGCGATCATTTTAGCGCGCGAGGTGGGCCCCACCTACGTTCAAGTGCTAACGCCTTGCCCCACTAACTACAAGTTCAAGAATAATGACACCATCTCGCGCATCAAGAAGCTTGAGAAGGACGGCGTATTTAAGCAACGGGAATATATCACTCCCGCGGCCCAAGAGATGCTAGACAAGCTCGAAGGGGGGAGCAAGTAG
- a CDS encoding ferredoxin oxidoreductase produces MLRRRNGRWPKGVSSLQRVVSPEHLFFEAKREPVFITGSEAVREAIKRANVDMAISYPITPQSESMHLVGDIYKEGYIREYFRGENEFAVMSAVAGAAMGGVRVFTATGGPGTLRAFELFSTWSGARLPIVCAFMTRGVNSPLTIQPDTIEMSYLLDTGIIMLHAENAQDLHDFLLKAFPIAEQTEVHIPVGVFADGFFVTHTRETIEVAPVDMKLPPYNPYSAPVPVMDMENVPFRQMRDPFVMKSNFVSYAAHASWQQEVMAAAERARPSISNYLGGLVEVENADADVLIVTSGTAVSISREAIQLAKQEGLSVGLIKVKCVRPFPTEEIRTLTKKAKAVIVPEFNRVGWLAREIKSIIDDNAKVIGAPRVYGGMTMPAQSILAEIRRCWA; encoded by the coding sequence TTGTTAAGGAGAAGAAACGGCAGATGGCCGAAGGGGGTAAGTAGTTTGCAGAGGGTAGTTAGTCCGGAACATCTCTTTTTCGAGGCCAAACGCGAACCTGTGTTTATCACCGGAAGTGAGGCCGTCAGGGAAGCTATTAAGCGTGCGAATGTGGATATGGCTATCTCGTACCCGATCACTCCTCAGTCCGAGAGCATGCACCTAGTAGGGGACATCTACAAAGAAGGTTACATCCGTGAGTATTTCCGCGGCGAGAACGAGTTTGCCGTAATGTCAGCCGTGGCTGGCGCTGCGATGGGTGGCGTGCGTGTTTTCACAGCTACGGGTGGCCCGGGTACGCTGCGTGCTTTCGAGTTGTTCTCCACCTGGTCAGGTGCTAGGCTACCGATCGTGTGTGCCTTTATGACCCGTGGGGTCAATTCTCCTTTGACTATTCAGCCTGACACCATTGAAATGTCCTACTTACTAGATACCGGCATTATCATGCTACACGCTGAGAATGCACAAGACCTGCATGATTTTCTCCTTAAAGCCTTCCCTATAGCTGAACAGACTGAGGTTCATATTCCGGTAGGCGTTTTTGCCGACGGCTTCTTCGTCACGCATACGCGTGAAACGATAGAAGTCGCCCCAGTAGACATGAAGTTACCACCTTACAACCCATACAGCGCTCCCGTGCCGGTAATGGACATGGAGAACGTGCCCTTCCGTCAAATGCGTGATCCCTTTGTCATGAAGAGTAATTTCGTTAGCTACGCCGCTCACGCTTCATGGCAGCAAGAAGTTATGGCTGCCGCAGAGCGTGCCCGTCCCTCTATTTCCAACTACCTCGGTGGCTTGGTAGAGGTTGAAAATGCCGATGCTGACGTTTTGATCGTTACTTCGGGTACAGCTGTCTCCATCTCTCGCGAGGCCATACAGTTGGCCAAGCAAGAGGGTCTTAGCGTTGGCTTGATTAAAGTAAAATGTGTTAGACCCTTCCCCACGGAAGAAATCCGCACCTTAACCAAGAAAGCTAAGGCTGTTATCGTGCCGGAATTTAACCGCGTTGGCTGGCTCGCACGCGAGATTAAGTCGATTATCGATGACAACGCCAAAGTGATCGGTGCCCCCCGCGTTTACGGTGGGATGACTATGCCAGCACAGAGCATTTTGGCAGAAATCAGGAGGTGCTGGGCATGA
- a CDS encoding carbon monoxide dehydrogenase — protein MTQEYQVLAGPEGYLPPAAAVMGVELPSKGDALVEGKIVSDNEALHKIAEKLLSAKRPFFFPGPLLLWAWKDGVAERAQAVRELAEAVGAGVIPMPDYRPKYPMINPAIEINPNHPNLTIWHNKIDVCVFVGVHCHYANVALKIIRGGTSCYTIALCGEAGHEDAMISLRDVNLAKIQELTVIVKEKKRQMAEGGK, from the coding sequence ATGACTCAAGAGTACCAAGTTTTAGCCGGACCGGAAGGCTACTTGCCACCGGCGGCAGCGGTGATGGGGGTCGAGCTCCCCAGCAAAGGTGATGCCTTAGTAGAAGGCAAAATCGTGTCTGATAACGAGGCACTGCACAAGATTGCCGAGAAACTCCTCTCCGCTAAAAGACCATTCTTCTTCCCAGGGCCTCTATTATTATGGGCATGGAAAGATGGGGTGGCGGAAAGAGCCCAAGCCGTGCGTGAACTGGCCGAGGCCGTCGGCGCAGGAGTAATCCCCATGCCCGACTATCGCCCCAAGTACCCCATGATCAATCCCGCCATCGAAATTAACCCTAACCATCCTAACCTAACTATTTGGCACAACAAAATCGACGTATGCGTATTCGTTGGCGTGCACTGTCATTATGCCAATGTCGCCCTCAAGATTATTCGTGGCGGCACCAGCTGCTACACTATCGCTCTCTGCGGCGAAGCGGGGCACGAGGACGCCATGATTAGCCTGCGGGATGTCAACTTAGCCAAAATACAAGAGTTGACGGTTATTGTTAAGGAGAAGAAACGGCAGATGGCCGAAGGGGGTAAGTAG
- a CDS encoding LysM peptidoglycan-binding domain-containing protein yields the protein MVFKILSLAGCVLIILAVIFFVSPTRAADKTAPEVYVVERGDTLWGLAERFAPTNTDLRQYVFRLRKLNELHKSVLIQPGQRLYLPTR from the coding sequence ATGGTGTTTAAAATTCTCTCCTTGGCTGGTTGTGTCTTAATCATCCTAGCTGTGATTTTTTTCGTGAGCCCTACACGGGCTGCCGATAAAACGGCACCAGAAGTTTATGTCGTCGAAAGGGGCGATACCTTGTGGGGTCTCGCCGAACGCTTCGCACCGACCAATACAGACTTACGCCAGTATGTGTTTCGCCTGCGCAAGTTGAATGAGCTCCACAAATCAGTGCTCATACAACCAGGGCAGCGCCTATACTTACCGACCCGTTAA
- the lexA gene encoding transcriptional repressor LexA encodes MKNGLTKRQLAILEFIKQEVRIKGYPPSVREIALAVGLSSSATAHSHLARLEEKGYIRRDPTKPRAIEVLDGAPFVAPPAHTVSLPIMGRVTAGQPILAVENIEDYLDISTHLTPSGEIFVLNIEGDSMIEAGIHNGDMVLVRKQNTAQNGDVVVALLGEEATVKTYYREPARIRLQPENRTMAPIYSTEVIVLGKVVGLYRLF; translated from the coding sequence TTGAAGAATGGTTTGACGAAGCGTCAGCTGGCGATATTAGAGTTTATCAAGCAGGAAGTCCGCATTAAGGGATACCCGCCTTCGGTCAGAGAGATAGCCCTAGCAGTTGGTTTAAGCTCTAGTGCCACTGCCCATAGTCACTTGGCCCGCCTCGAGGAAAAGGGCTACATACGCCGCGACCCTACAAAGCCGCGCGCTATAGAAGTATTAGACGGGGCTCCTTTCGTCGCTCCCCCGGCCCACACCGTATCTTTGCCCATTATGGGCCGAGTTACTGCGGGCCAACCCATACTGGCAGTAGAGAACATCGAAGATTATCTTGACATCTCTACGCACTTGACCCCATCGGGTGAGATTTTCGTCCTCAACATCGAGGGCGACTCTATGATCGAGGCAGGCATACATAATGGCGACATGGTACTAGTGCGCAAACAAAACACTGCTCAAAATGGAGATGTAGTAGTTGCCCTTCTAGGAGAAGAGGCCACCGTCAAAACCTACTACCGCGAACCGGCCCGCATACGCCTCCAACCCGAGAATCGCACTATGGCCCCTATCTACAGTACCGAGGTCATCGTGCTTGGCAAGGTAGTAGGGTTGTACAGACTATTTTAG
- the ppdK gene encoding pyruvate, phosphate dikinase: MEEKRMYFFGEGSKDMRAVLGGKGAGLAEMTRIGLPVPPGFTITTAACREYYLQGELTQGLLDDLQVAIVTLETATGKRFGDPHNPLLLSVRSGAEYSMPGMMDTILNLGISADVTAGLAEVTSLRFALDCYRRYIEKFSEIVLQVPHSAFSDAMEELLFAEKIKYDRDLPVEALRKLITQYLRLVKAHTGRPFPDSPKEALLQAVSAVFASWQNERAKVYRRLHHIPDSLGTAVTVQAMVFGNLGANSGTGVCFTRNPSTGEKRLFGEFLARAQGEDVVSGTRTPEDITALERLAPNAYKALVATAELLEDHYGDMQDIEFTVEEGQLYLLQTRVGKRSPRAALSIAIEMFDNQKIDRAMLLSRVTPEQIEQMLHRSIDYAQKPSVLTSGLPASPGAACGVIAYSNEAALRFTKNGYKVLLVRPETSPDDIQGIIASQGILTSRGGMTSHAAVVARGMGKPCVCGADALSFDFSQGTVTVGEHVLKEGSTLSLDGTTGKVFLGEVPLVEPELSDDFWRLLEIADSEAALKVRANADNPKDATLARRFGAQGIGLCRTEHMFMEAERLPIVQAMIMAEHEEDREALLQKLLPMQRSDFYGILKAMDGYPVTIRLLDPPLHEFLPSREELKEQIARASDHGTRVRAERALRAVDRLHETNPMLGHRGCRLGITVPSIYAMQVEAIALATADLLREGFRPQPEIMIPLVADHRELVLMRRLAETKWKEVFAAPLAPGVVPIGSMIEVPRACLLAREIAKHADFFSFGTNDLTQMTFGFSRDDAEGKFLPAYIAQDVLEHNPFAVLDVLGVGQLMRMAFREGRGANLGLKVGICGEHGGEPTSIAFCHELGLDYVSCSPFRVPVARLAAARAKTEQQHKSVDK; this comes from the coding sequence TAACGCAGGGGTTGCTGGATGACTTGCAGGTGGCGATAGTCACCTTAGAGACTGCTACGGGCAAGCGTTTCGGTGACCCACATAATCCCTTACTCCTGTCGGTACGGTCAGGGGCAGAATACTCTATGCCGGGCATGATGGATACCATTCTTAATTTAGGGATTAGTGCCGATGTCACAGCGGGTTTGGCCGAGGTAACGTCGCTGCGATTTGCTCTGGATTGTTATCGCCGCTACATAGAAAAATTTAGTGAAATTGTTCTGCAGGTACCGCACTCTGCTTTTTCTGACGCTATGGAGGAACTGCTTTTTGCAGAAAAAATCAAATACGACCGCGATCTCCCCGTAGAAGCCCTGAGAAAGCTAATCACGCAGTACTTGCGTCTAGTAAAGGCGCATACTGGCAGGCCCTTTCCTGATTCGCCAAAGGAGGCTCTCTTACAGGCGGTCAGCGCGGTCTTTGCCAGTTGGCAAAATGAGCGGGCGAAAGTATACCGCCGCCTACACCATATTCCAGACTCCTTGGGAACAGCGGTGACAGTACAGGCCATGGTTTTTGGCAACTTAGGGGCCAATTCTGGCACGGGTGTGTGTTTTACGCGCAACCCGTCGACAGGTGAAAAGCGGCTCTTTGGCGAGTTTCTGGCACGCGCTCAGGGAGAGGATGTAGTTTCAGGTACTCGAACACCAGAAGATATAACCGCGTTGGAGCGACTTGCGCCTAACGCCTACAAGGCACTTGTGGCAACTGCCGAGCTTTTAGAAGATCACTATGGCGACATGCAAGACATAGAATTCACAGTGGAAGAAGGCCAGCTCTACCTTCTACAAACTAGGGTGGGCAAGCGAAGTCCTAGGGCAGCTCTTAGTATCGCCATAGAAATGTTTGATAACCAAAAAATTGACCGAGCCATGCTTTTGTCAAGAGTGACACCAGAACAGATTGAGCAGATGCTACACCGCAGCATCGATTATGCACAGAAACCGAGTGTCCTAACCTCTGGATTACCAGCATCCCCTGGCGCGGCCTGCGGGGTCATCGCCTATAGTAACGAAGCAGCTCTGCGCTTTACTAAGAACGGGTACAAAGTGCTCCTGGTAAGGCCAGAGACCTCACCAGATGATATACAGGGTATAATCGCGAGTCAGGGCATTTTGACCAGCCGTGGCGGCATGACCAGCCATGCGGCTGTCGTAGCGCGTGGCATGGGCAAGCCTTGCGTGTGCGGTGCTGATGCGCTCTCCTTCGATTTTTCGCAAGGGACTGTGACCGTCGGAGAACATGTTCTTAAAGAAGGTAGTACTTTGTCTCTCGATGGCACGACAGGTAAAGTGTTTTTAGGGGAGGTGCCCCTCGTGGAGCCTGAACTGAGCGATGATTTTTGGCGCTTGCTCGAGATTGCCGATAGTGAGGCCGCTCTAAAGGTGAGGGCTAATGCCGACAATCCAAAAGACGCCACACTCGCGCGCCGCTTTGGGGCACAAGGCATCGGTCTTTGTCGCACTGAGCATATGTTCATGGAAGCGGAGCGGCTACCAATTGTGCAGGCCATGATTATGGCTGAACACGAAGAAGACAGGGAAGCTCTATTGCAGAAGCTTTTGCCCATGCAACGCAGTGACTTCTACGGTATTTTAAAGGCCATGGACGGGTACCCAGTGACGATACGCCTTCTCGACCCTCCCTTGCATGAGTTCTTGCCTAGCCGCGAGGAGTTGAAGGAGCAAATCGCCCGAGCGAGTGACCATGGCACCCGTGTTCGTGCCGAAAGGGCCTTAAGGGCCGTAGATCGCCTGCATGAAACTAACCCCATGCTTGGACACCGTGGCTGCCGCCTCGGTATAACGGTGCCAAGTATCTATGCCATGCAAGTTGAAGCCATTGCTCTGGCCACAGCTGACCTCCTCAGAGAAGGGTTTAGACCCCAGCCGGAAATAATGATTCCCCTAGTGGCCGATCATCGTGAGCTGGTGTTGATGAGGCGGCTGGCCGAAACAAAGTGGAAAGAGGTTTTTGCAGCGCCTTTAGCACCGGGTGTCGTCCCTATAGGCAGTATGATTGAAGTGCCTAGGGCTTGTCTCTTGGCTCGAGAAATCGCCAAGCATGCCGATTTCTTCTCCTTTGGTACCAATGACCTTACCCAGATGACTTTTGGCTTTAGCCGCGACGATGCGGAGGGCAAGTTTCTGCCGGCGTATATCGCGCAGGATGTGCTAGAGCATAATCCTTTTGCAGTTCTCGATGTTCTAGGCGTAGGACAATTGATGCGCATGGCTTTTAGAGAGGGGCGCGGAGCAAACCTAGGTCTCAAGGTGGGCATTTGCGGCGAACATGGCGGAGAGCCGACTAGCATCGCCTTCTGCCATGAACTAGGCCTAGACTACGTAAGTTGTTCGCCTTTTCGCGTGCCTGTAGCTCGTTTGGCTGCCGCTAGGGCGAAGACAGAGCAGCAGCACAAGTCAGTTGATAAGTAG